The following are from one region of the Terriglobia bacterium genome:
- a CDS encoding PspC domain-containing protein, with the protein MYCSNCGRKVEDHAHFCSECGAPKPPVEVPIHRSYERPPLSRTRNGKIAGVCGGVARYFDMDVTLVRILWILAAIFPPLPGLVAYLVCWIAMPQDPPPAPAPSKTSEVAAVVPGHP; encoded by the coding sequence ATGTACTGCAGCAACTGCGGAAGGAAAGTCGAGGACCATGCCCATTTCTGCTCGGAATGCGGAGCGCCGAAGCCGCCGGTGGAGGTGCCCATCCACAGAAGTTATGAGCGGCCTCCATTAAGCCGTACCCGCAACGGAAAGATCGCCGGCGTTTGCGGGGGTGTCGCGCGGTATTTCGACATGGATGTGACGCTGGTCCGGATCCTCTGGATACTTGCCGCGATCTTCCCGCCGCTGCCCGGGCTCGTTGCCTACCTCGTGTGCTGGATTGCCATGCCGCAGGATCCCCCTCCCGCCCCGGCCCCGTCAAAAACGTCTGAGGTTGCAGCGGTGGTGCCGGGCCATCCTTGA